The DNA segment TTGTCTTTCAGCGCCTGAACCACATCCTTATCTATGAGGTATCTTCCTATGGACTCTTGAGGAAAATCAATGTGCATACCATTGACATAACAATCACCATGATCTATAACAATCGAGTCGCCGGGAAGTCCATATAATCTTTTTACAAAACGAGGACGGCGCTTAACATCCAGATATTTCAGTTCTGTTTTATCCTTCAATTCAACACTCGCAGCACCGTATAGTCGTTTCAGGTAATAATAACTTTCAGTAGGCCTACTCTCCAACAAAGTATCCGCTTCAGGAAAATTAAAAATAATCACATCCCCATAAGAGAGCGGAGCACTGCCCTTACTTCTGCCATACGAATGTATATCATTGCAAGCATGCCTTGCTCCAGGAATTAATTTATTAACCAACAAAACGTCTCCCACTTGCAAAGTTTGATGCATAGAGGAAGTATGAAAAGTATAAATACCAATAAAATTACCTTGTACAAAAACAAGTACCCAAAGTGCAGCCAATAGGGCAACACTCCATTCAAAATAACAAAAATAAGGCTGCAACCTCTTTTGAAGATAGCACCAGACTAAATGGCCATAGGATTTTTTGCGCATCGAATCTCCTAAAATAACCATAGCCACAAACGGCAATAAACTTTGCGTCCACACTCCTAATAAAAAGAGTAGCGCAGCCACCACTAATTTAACCATCACTCTTAGGTACATTCCTATTTGATTATACAATTTACTACGATGCGTTTCAAGAGGCATAAAACAAAAAAGCAGGAGCGAATAACATTACCCCACCCCTGCTTTCAAGTATATTATTCGTTGCCTTATTCGTTCACCACCCATTTAAAAAAGCGGTCGAACCTTATTTTACCACCAAACCACGACTTATCCTTGTTCAAGGATAACCACACCAATATGGGACGTCCAACGATATGATCCTCGGGAACGAAGCCCCAATACCTGGAGTCAGCGGACTGATGGCGATTATCACCTATCATAAAATAGTAATCCATTTTAAAGGTATACTCATCCGTTTTTTCACCATTAATAAAGAACTCACCATTTTTAACCCTCAATTTATTTCCTTCATAAGCTGTGATCACACGATCATAGATTACCAGATTTTCCATGGTCAGTTTTACGGTATCTCCTTTTTTAGGAATATATAAGGGACCATAATTATCACGACTCCACATATAGTCTGTACTATAAGGCCAAACGCTGGGTGCCTGTGTAGAATCCACTTTTTCTTCATCCATGGCCATTTGTCGAATAAAAGGGTAAGTCTTCATTTTTTCAGCTTTTTCCTCCGTCAAAGGCAAACGATAATAAGGTCCCATACCCATATTACTCGCATCCTCAGCAGATATTTCAAGCTTATCTAAAAACCTACTATTGAGTTTTGTACCATCAGTCATGATGTTATACCAATGCTGTAATCCTGGAGGATTCACAGCTTTTTTGCCATTAATATAAACCTGATTATGACGAAACTCCAGTGTATCCCCGGCAATGGCAATACATCTCTTCACATAATTATCTCGTCTATCGACAGGTCTGTATATCACCTCGCCATAGTAATGCGGGTTTAACAGTATTTGTTGTTTTCCCAACTCACGTAATCTATTATTGATTTCCCATTGACTGGCATTCTCAAACCCTGCCATCACACTCTTATCACGATAGGCCACTTCCCATCCCTTTCTGCGCGACTCCACATAATAGTCTGGGTTTACATACTTCACAGGCACAGTATCCTGTGTAGGGAAATTAAAAACCACAATATCATTATTTTCAACTTTGCCCAAGCCTTTTAGGCGATGATAATCCCACTGTGGCCATTCCACATACGATTTAGTATTTAAAATAGGAATGGTATTTTGTAACAAGGGAAAAGACAGCGGTGTATTGGGAATACGAGGACCATAGCTCACCTTACTCACAAACAAATGATCCCCTACTAACAAGGATTTTTCAAGAGATGAAGTAGGTATTTTATAATTTTGAAACAAAAAGAGATTAATAAAATACACAGCCACCAAAGCAAAGATCAATGCATCTGCCCACTCCACAAAAGCACTTGGTTTTTTACCATCTTTGGTTCGTTTCCAAAAACTCCAAGGCACTTTTTTAGAAATATAAATATCGAATATAATCGGTAAACCAAGCAATAACCAATAGTTACCTACCCAGATTACCCATAAAAAATATACAAGAGCTGCTATGGAAAATCTAATCCACGTTACAACAGATTTTTTTGGCATAATAATTAAGTTTTAGTTAAAATTTAAGCATATCACCCATCCCCAGGAATCCTTTATTCTTTGCTGTGAATTCAGCAGCGAGTACAGCGCCCAAAGCAAATCCTTTGCGTGACTTAGCGCTATGGTGAATAATAATTTCATCCACTTCAGAATCATAAATAACAGTATGAATACCAGGCACTTCCTCTCTACGAAAGGCTTCAATTTGAATTTCATTATCTTTTGGAAATTGATCTTCAGTCCAACCTGTTTTACCATCCAATTGATCAATAATACCTTCGGCGAGGGTGATAGCAGTTCCACTGGGACTATCCTTTTTATGAATATGATGTGTTTCTTCCATAGATACTTCATAGCCTGACACACCATTCATCAATTGCGCTAATTTCTTATTGATCTCAAAAAAGACATTCACCCCTACACTGAAGTTAGAAGCATAAAAAAAAGTTTGTCCCTTATTTTCACATTGTTCCTTTATGTCGTTTAACTTATTAAGCCAACCGGTGGTACCAGACACAACCGGTTTATTTCGTTTAAAACACTCCATATAATTACCATAAGCCGCTGCGGGCATGGTAAACTCAATGGCTACATCGGCAGCAGCAAATCCTTCCCCATCGAAGGCATCTCCGCTCTGCATATCTATCCTGGCTGTAATGTTATGACCTCTTTCCTGAGCAATCTTTTCTATTTCCTTGCCCATTTTACCATAACCTATT comes from the Saccharicrinis fermentans DSM 9555 = JCM 21142 genome and includes:
- the lepB gene encoding signal peptidase I — translated: MPKKSVVTWIRFSIAALVYFLWVIWVGNYWLLLGLPIIFDIYISKKVPWSFWKRTKDGKKPSAFVEWADALIFALVAVYFINLFLFQNYKIPTSSLEKSLLVGDHLFVSKVSYGPRIPNTPLSFPLLQNTIPILNTKSYVEWPQWDYHRLKGLGKVENNDIVVFNFPTQDTVPVKYVNPDYYVESRRKGWEVAYRDKSVMAGFENASQWEINNRLRELGKQQILLNPHYYGEVIYRPVDRRDNYVKRCIAIAGDTLEFRHNQVYINGKKAVNPPGLQHWYNIMTDGTKLNSRFLDKLEISAEDASNMGMGPYYRLPLTEEKAEKMKTYPFIRQMAMDEEKVDSTQAPSVWPYSTDYMWSRDNYGPLYIPKKGDTVKLTMENLVIYDRVITAYEGNKLRVKNGEFFINGEKTDEYTFKMDYYFMIGDNRHQSADSRYWGFVPEDHIVGRPILVWLSLNKDKSWFGGKIRFDRFFKWVVNE
- the lepB gene encoding signal peptidase I, which encodes MYLRVMVKLVVAALLFLLGVWTQSLLPFVAMVILGDSMRKKSYGHLVWCYLQKRLQPYFCYFEWSVALLAALWVLVFVQGNFIGIYTFHTSSMHQTLQVGDVLLVNKLIPGARHACNDIHSYGRSKGSAPLSYGDVIIFNFPEADTLLESRPTESYYYLKRLYGAASVELKDKTELKYLDVKRRPRFVKRLYGLPGDSIVIDHGDCYVNGMHIDFPQESIGRYLIDKDVVQALKDKGVRPYSELTTEKGLSWEIIQQDYDRVRDLYGGLKPDYMLKNFPDPLVFPFDSHLLWNMHYMGPIYIPKKGTSIKLTLSNLPFYSRVMTVFEQNELQVIDGKIWLNGKITDEYTFKMNYYWVIGDNRPHSFDSRFWGFVPENHIIGKVTRVLLSRDIHKKGWIYLRKERFLKKVE
- the dapB gene encoding 4-hydroxy-tetrahydrodipicolinate reductase: MNIALIGYGKMGKEIEKIAQERGHNITARIDMQSGDAFDGEGFAAADVAIEFTMPAAAYGNYMECFKRNKPVVSGTTGWLNKLNDIKEQCENKGQTFFYASNFSVGVNVFFEINKKLAQLMNGVSGYEVSMEETHHIHKKDSPSGTAITLAEGIIDQLDGKTGWTEDQFPKDNEIQIEAFRREEVPGIHTVIYDSEVDEIIIHHSAKSRKGFALGAVLAAEFTAKNKGFLGMGDMLKF